TCTTGGCATCGTAGTTTTTGTTTGGCACAATATTAAGCTCGAAGTCAAACCTACCGGACATTAGCTTGGGGTTGCCATGCTCGTCCTTAAAGACGCTGCCTTGTTTGTCCTTGAGTATTTCAAGGTCACAAAGTTTAATGTGTTTTTGAAAGGACATAGTACCTACTTTCAGAGGGTGATGTTATTTTGTTACCCTCTATCTACGTAGTTCGTGATAAAATAATTATTTGAAATATCAACATATTATTTTCAGCGTGAATCACCTCGTGTTGTTATAAATGCCAAGAACATGCAAAGTATTGTAATATCGTGGTATACGTGTTTGATACTAAATGCAATGCATTGCTGTTTTATGCATTTAGCCCTTCACAATTTTGACAAATAGTGGCGTTCACCTCGTGAATGCCCATAGAATTTAAAATGAAGTATGCGTATCGTAAAAATATGTGGATGAATATTAAAGTGAAGTATGTTCATCCGTTCAGGGCCTGAACTAGTGTATTTTATTATCCAACCATTGATAACACCCGAAAACAAGAACAATTTATTGACAAACATGTATTTTCAGTACACACCCTGTGTTAGAAGTACCCTCCCGGTGCGGTGTTTTATAATTATGATTTCAACTAATTGCTGAAATATCGAGACAAAATGGTTTCGTGAACATTTGAAATACATTTCTAAATAGTACCAAAACCAACCTTAAACCTACCCTTTGCATACACCAGAACTACACTTTGAATACACTAATAAACACTGTATATAGTGGTATTTTGCCTTTTTGTCACCAAAATCGCACTAGACGCAAATCGTGCGTTCCTGGGGGCATCGTGGTATATTGTTGTACTTACAACCGTTTGGCGAGCTGGCCCCCGGATACCCCCCATGCCACCCCTGTATCCCAGGTCTATATCTCCTCTTCGATTATAAGCGACCTCCCGTAAAAAATTGAGTAAAGCTGTGGTCAGTGCTCCCCATGCGTAAAACCGCCATTTAAAATCGAGTTTGTACCGCCCAATTCTGATCGCTACTTAGACCCATAGGGATATACCACCCCCCTTATCCGAATCGTCAAACCCTGCCATCACGGGCATACATAACCCATAAACAGGGTATTGTACAGAGGATCTCAAAGGTCCGGCGATTTAGTCTTAGAGGCGACTTACCGGCTTACTTAATCCAACTAAATTTAACTCCTCCTCTTACACTAATGCCAATTGTGTTTAATGAAAACCCGAATAAGTCTGAATGCTCCCAACCAAAACTACCTTCTATAAAGGGGCTCACATAGTAACTGGTTAAAAATTCAATGCCTAGACCACCCTCTAAAAATAAATTAGTATATGAATCACCGCCAGAGGTTGAAAAATCCAGCATGACATTCTGAACAAAGTAGGGTGATACATATTTAGTGGGTATCATTTCAATGAAACCAATTCTACCAGCAACACCAAGACTTGTCTGATCTTCACCAAGTGCTATGCCAAAGACAGAAGCACTTAGGCCCATATAACGAAAGTATGGTGCGGTTGTACCGATCCCGATAACTGCAAAGTTACCGGTTGCTGATGCTCCATGACTGGAAATATGTAAATATTGCCATCCTGCATTTACGTCAAAAGATGGCCTTAAGCCATATGAAAAACCTATACATGTTACTAGTGCAGCAGTTATTATATATCTCTTCATTTTTTCCTCCTCAGCTTATGATACATAAATATTGATATATTGTCAATCAGGAAAAATACTACACCCCCCATTATTTTTTACTGCGCGCATTGCCGGAGAGAGTAGCTTCATTATGATTGACCAGGGGGCCGTTTGGACAACCCCCACACCCCCTGGGGAGGGGGTTGACAATAATATTTAAATCGTTATTTTAACTTGAATTGTACTGGTGCCGCCATCCAGCATTGAACCGGTTCACCTTTTAACTTGGCTGGAATAAATTTCCATTTCATAACGGCCCTGAGGGCTTCGTTATCTAATCCTGTATGGCCTGATGATTTATACACCTTTGCATAAGCCACATTACCTTCACGATTAACCAGAAACTTAACCCTTACGGTTCCTTCATATGGCCAATAACTATAATTATATATTGGCGGCTCTTGGGAAATAGGCACAGGGGATTCATCAAATTGATCTGAATAGGACATATCCTCGGGCCTTGGTAGTTCCAGTGGTGCAGGCATTTTACTTTTATCGATTGGATATCCTTCATTTTTATGGATCAACAGTGAGCAATCAAGGTGGCTAAGAAAAATAATAGACAAGCCAGCAAGACTTAGCCCTTTAGCCCATGTCATATTATATTATAAGCCTGGACACTAATAAAACAAGAGCAAAAACGACAATAGCCTAAAACGTTCTGCCTGGGACTATTTTAACCCAGTGCCATTTTAGTGCCAAATTTAATCCAAATTACTCGGTAATAGACCTTAATACTCGGCAATGGTCAAAAGGGTGCAAAGCACGTCCCAGAATGCATCTACGCGATTTTAACTTGTATTTCGTGGGTTATAAAAATTGACGGAATCGCACTTTAGTCAATGAGGGGACTTTATAACGGAAAAGGCGGTCAAAACATACAGGGGTATATGGGTCAAGGTATATGGGGTCAAATCTCTACATTCTACATGCACGACCAACCCCATGTAAATTCCTTTTTCATTTTTTCACCCCCAACGCTCCTGTTGTCTTGTACATCCTTATTCGCAAGTTTCTCTGTTTTCGATATATTTTCAAATAATAGTAGCTCTTTAATCAAAATCAAGTTCTGTGTGGAAAAATCGCAAACTAATGTAGAATGTAGAGATTTGACCCCAATTGACATTAGCAAAATGTGAAATTTTTGTGCAACTTGGGAGACAGTGTTAATACAAATCCGCTGAGCCTGCCCACCATACCCCCTGGCATAATTTGATTTTACGCTATTTCACATTCGTTGTAGCAAAAATATCTTCTGTTTGTCTTTTGCTGTACGGGGTACCGGATTTTATATGATACTTTATTTTATGTTTTTCACAGAACGTAATAATTGTCTTTGAAATAGTTTTGTAGAATGAGTCATTATCTTTAAATTTTGTTGATTGTACATTATAATTTATTTTACCAAATATGATTTTATCAACAAAACCTATTTCATTAAGTAAATTTTCGATTTTTAACGCACTGCTATCTAGATTTGGCGTAGGATAAGGTTCAATGCTCACCCACGTTTTATGTCCCTTTTTGTGTAGCCTTTTTATGGAGTCAATACGCACCCCATAAGGAGCAGAATAGGGTTCATAGTTCTGCTTAAATTGCTCATTTAAAGAAACTAATGTTATTCCATATTCATTACTTTTTAAAAATTTTTCATCTAGCATTTCATCGGGATATTGCCCTTTCGTTAGAGTTGTAACTCTAATATTATTCATATTTAGCATCTCAATAATTTTGAGAGTAAGATTTTTGATTTCCGGTATTAATGTATTTCTGTCTTTATCATACATAAAGGGGTCAGTCATAAAACATAGGTGAACACGGTCTAACTCTCCATAGAATTTTTTTATTTCTTTCTCAAGTAATATTAATGCATTTCCCACTATTTTTATTTTTCTCCATTCATTCATGTTTGTAACTCTACCAAATTTTTTGCTCATCATATATGCATAACACGGGAATCTACAGCCATGCACGCAACCTTCAATATGATTTATCGTCCAATGTCCATACTCGACTTCAGATTTATACAATAGTGATTTGCGTTCAATGGATTGTATTTTAGGATGCATTGTAAAAATATTTGTTTTTTGTGATTCAATACCAAATAATGTGGGATCCTGTTTTTCTTTAGTTCTAGCATAAATGTCTTTAACAATATCAGTAATTTCTACTTTCCTAGATGCAAATAGTAGAAAATATAGGATATCATCTCTATTAGGATATTTCATGTCATAACCAACAACTATTAGATCACCTGGTATAAACAATGATTTTACATATTGTTCCAATATTTCATAATCATTTGTACCGTTTCCATTTGTTATATCAATACTATCACCAAGAAAATCTCTCAACGTCCTTAAAGACCCTATTTCTCTGATATTAAGCGATGCACCCGAATGCTCTTTTTTTGCTATTCCAACGGTTCTTCGAACACCTTCTAGAATATAGTTTAACAATATATCTTTGGGATTTTCAAGTTTAATAATCGGTTCCAGTGTTGTTTTTTTAATTTTAATTCCATAGGGATCAATCAATACGAATAGAGGACATTTTGTATTGTTCTCTATTTCTTTTAGTATCTTTTGTATAGCAATATTACAGTCTTCGGGATAGCATTTCACATTAATTACATTCACTATTTGTGGGTGTTCCTTAATAAACTTTTTAATATTCATGGTTAAATCATAAAAATTATTTTCATCTTTTTCAACTGCAAAGATTTTAACCTTTAATCCCTTTCTTAATTTTGGCAATTTGTCTGAAATAACATCTAAAAATATTAATGGTGATCCATAAACAGATCTACCATTGTCTATATAAATTCCCCTACCCGCAAACAGGTCTATAACATATAGTTCTTTTACCCAATATTGGTTTGGAGCGTTCCATATTGTAAGCCACATATCAAAAACCTGTCTTAGGATTCCTAGTTTGGTTTGTGTTGAAGGTTTTTCGCTAATATCCCAAGAATGCTTGTTCTTAGGTTTATTCATTTTCATCTTCTTTATGCTTAAATATTATAGTCACAAAACATATGATGTAAAGAAGCAGTCCTTTGATAAGGAGAGCGATCACACGGACCGCTCCCCGATTCATTTGTGCCAGATTTGTGCCATCTGTGTGCCAAAATATAGGGTATATGGGGTCAAATCTCTACATTCTACATGCACGACCAACCCCATGTAAATTCCTTTTTCATTTTTACACCCCCGCGCTTCCATTTCTCATGTACATCCTTGTTCCCAGGTTTCTCTGTTTCGTGATACATTTTCATATCATAGATAATCCTTAATCAAAGTTATGCTCTATGAGTAAAAAATCGCTTCACAAATCAATGTAGAATGTAGAGATTTGATCCCAATTTGTTCCATTTAATAGTACCTTGCTGATTCCCTTCTGTCAAGGTCTATTGTACTATCATAAATTCATCATTGTCTTCATTCTGGTATGGCAGGACATCACGGATTATTGCATACGCTTTGCCTGCGCCCCCATACCCATTTATCAATGGTATATGATTGACTTATATTGGCATTTTTATATACTTGATAAACAACGGGTAGATTGTTACAAAAACCTATTTTTGGTCATTACAGTATAATTAATAGTATGAGAGTATAATTACATATAAATAATATTGCCGCATTTATGCGGCAAAGGGAGGCTTTATGTTAGGCAAAACAGGAATTTGCGTGGCCATAATTCTAATATTCGCATTTAGTCAGTCAGTGTACAAGAACAACGGCCAAGTACGTCTGGCACCCAGAATGCTTAATTACCAGGGCTATTTGACCGACACCCAAGGCAATCCAATAACCAATCCTTCAGTTTCGATGACCTTCGCGATATTCGATGCTGTATCTGCGGGCAATCAGAAGTGGACGGAGACACAAAGCACGGTCAGTGTGGACAAGGGCATATTTAATGTGCTCTTGGGCAGCGTCTCTCCGATCCCGGATAGCGTTTTCACCAACAGCACTAACCGCTGGCTGGAATTGTCCGTGGCGGGTCAAACACTATCACCCCGGACTCAAATCGTGTCCAGCGTATATTCATACACCTCAACCTATTCTGACACCGCGCAGTATTCCCGTAATGCCGCACCTGATAACGACTGGATATTTCTGATTTCCGATGGTGCTGATACGACCCTTCAAATGGGTGGCAGGTGGGGTCTTACCCGTTCTGGAAACGTCCTGTATGGTAGTGCAGATAGCACACATGTGAATTTTGGGGTCGCGTGCACGACCGGAAGAGCGGGACAGCCTTCTAGATACTGCACCGTCGCTGGAGGAAGCTACAACACGGCTAGCAGTTCTAATGCGACCGTAAGCGGTGGATTTAGGAACAATGCCAGTGGCCTTTGTGCGACTGTAGGCGGCGGATGGGCTGATACTGCGAAGGCGCTATATGGAGGTGCACTTTCTGGCTATAGCAATCTTGCCGGTGATAACGCAGTAGATACTGCGGCGGCTGTTTGTGCAGGATATAACAATTCTGCACTGGCGAGGTTTGCGTTTGTCGGCGGCGGCTGGGACAACACAGCCAGCGAATATGCTACAACCGTAAGTGGCGGCTATTTAAACACTGCAAATAATTATTATACTGCCGTGGGAGGCGGTGTAAATAATATCGCAAGCGGTCAATGCGCGACCGTAGGTGGTGGAATCAATAATGCCGCCAGCGGTTATTATGCCGCAATGGGTGGTGGTAATGGCAATGTTGCCAGCGGCTATGCATCAGTCGTGGCAGGTGGATCCCTTGATAGTGCCGTTGCGAATTATGGTGGTGTATTTTCGGGTTACAATAACCTGGCGGGCGACGCTGCGGAAGACAGCTTTGCTACCGTGTGTGGTGGGTTATATAATGCGGCTACAGCAAGAGTAAGCTATATTGGCGGAGGTAGAAACAATACCGCCCGTGGATATGCTTCCACGATTGGAGGTGGAGATGATAACGATGTTGGTTGGAGTTATGCGACTGTGGGCGGTGGATCATTCAACTCCGCCGATTCCGCTTATTCGACCGTGGGAGGAGGAAGTAATAATCACACTTATGATAATTATGCGACTGTAGGCGGGGGGCAACAAAACATCGCGAGTAGCAATCATGCGATTATTAGTGGCGGACTGCTGAATAGAGCAACTAATACTTACGCGACTGTGGGCGGTGGCAGAGCGGATACAGCCAGCGGCATTAACGCTACAGTTCCTGGTGGCATTGCCAACAAAGCTGCTGGTAATTATTCGTTTGCTGCTGGTAGACGTGCGAAAGCAAACAACCAGGGTTGTTTTGTCTGGGGTGATGCGACAGATGCTGATGTTGCTGCCAATGTAGATAACCGTTGGGTAGCACGCTGCAGCGGAGGAGTATATTTTTATACTAACAGCTCGCTTTCCAGCGGTGTTTATGTAGCTGCCGGAGGTAATTCTTGGTCCGCGGTCAGTGACCGCAATATGAAAGAAAATTTTGAACCCGTGGACGGCGCGGTTGTTCTTAACAAGCTGTCGCAAATGCCGATCACAACCTGGAATTATAAATCCCAGGATCCCTCGATCCGGCATATTGGACCCATGGCGCAGGATTTTGCTGGTTTTGGCGTGGGTGAGGACGATAAGCACATCACGACGATCGATGCGGACGGCATTGCCCTAGCCGCGATACAGGAATTAGCCAAGCAGGTGCAGGAATTAAAAGCGGAAAACAAAAAACTGCAAGAACGGATCGAGACGCTGGAAAACAGGTAATTCGAACAATCCAAACTGTTTGGTTTTGTACATATTTTACTCTTATTTCCTATTCTTTGGTTACCGGCTTACGCGTTAGATCGAGAAATACTGCCGGTCTATGTAAACTTAAGATATCCTTAGCAGCCAATATCAGCGTCCTTGTATACAATGTTTTTGAAATATCGGATGGATTCTTAAATTTAGGT
This genomic interval from bacterium contains the following:
- a CDS encoding energy transducer TonB translates to MTWAKGLSLAGLSIIFLSHLDCSLLIHKNEGYPIDKSKMPAPLELPRPEDMSYSDQFDESPVPISQEPPIYNYSYWPYEGTVRVKFLVNREGNVAYAKVYKSSGHTGLDNEALRAVMKWKFIPAKLKGEPVQCWMAAPVQFKLK
- the tcmP gene encoding three-Cys-motif partner protein TcmP codes for the protein MNKPKNKHSWDISEKPSTQTKLGILRQVFDMWLTIWNAPNQYWVKELYVIDLFAGRGIYIDNGRSVYGSPLIFLDVISDKLPKLRKGLKVKIFAVEKDENNFYDLTMNIKKFIKEHPQIVNVINVKCYPEDCNIAIQKILKEIENNTKCPLFVLIDPYGIKIKKTTLEPIIKLENPKDILLNYILEGVRRTVGIAKKEHSGASLNIREIGSLRTLRDFLGDSIDITNGNGTNDYEILEQYVKSLFIPGDLIVVGYDMKYPNRDDILYFLLFASRKVEITDIVKDIYARTKEKQDPTLFGIESQKTNIFTMHPKIQSIERKSLLYKSEVEYGHWTINHIEGCVHGCRFPCYAYMMSKKFGRVTNMNEWRKIKIVGNALILLEKEIKKFYGELDRVHLCFMTDPFMYDKDRNTLIPEIKNLTLKIIEMLNMNNIRVTTLTKGQYPDEMLDEKFLKSNEYGITLVSLNEQFKQNYEPYSAPYGVRIDSIKRLHKKGHKTWVSIEPYPTPNLDSSALKIENLLNEIGFVDKIIFGKINYNVQSTKFKDNDSFYKTISKTIITFCEKHKIKYHIKSGTPYSKRQTEDIFATTNVK
- a CDS encoding tail fiber domain-containing protein; the protein is MLGKTGICVAIILIFAFSQSVYKNNGQVRLAPRMLNYQGYLTDTQGNPITNPSVSMTFAIFDAVSAGNQKWTETQSTVSVDKGIFNVLLGSVSPIPDSVFTNSTNRWLELSVAGQTLSPRTQIVSSVYSYTSTYSDTAQYSRNAAPDNDWIFLISDGADTTLQMGGRWGLTRSGNVLYGSADSTHVNFGVACTTGRAGQPSRYCTVAGGSYNTASSSNATVSGGFRNNASGLCATVGGGWADTAKALYGGALSGYSNLAGDNAVDTAAAVCAGYNNSALARFAFVGGGWDNTASEYATTVSGGYLNTANNYYTAVGGGVNNIASGQCATVGGGINNAASGYYAAMGGGNGNVASGYASVVAGGSLDSAVANYGGVFSGYNNLAGDAAEDSFATVCGGLYNAATARVSYIGGGRNNTARGYASTIGGGDDNDVGWSYATVGGGSFNSADSAYSTVGGGSNNHTYDNYATVGGGQQNIASSNHAIISGGLLNRATNTYATVGGGRADTASGINATVPGGIANKAAGNYSFAAGRRAKANNQGCFVWGDATDADVAANVDNRWVARCSGGVYFYTNSSLSSGVYVAAGGNSWSAVSDRNMKENFEPVDGAVVLNKLSQMPITTWNYKSQDPSIRHIGPMAQDFAGFGVGEDDKHITTIDADGIALAAIQELAKQVQELKAENKKLQERIETLENR